Part of the Spea bombifrons isolate aSpeBom1 chromosome 3, aSpeBom1.2.pri, whole genome shotgun sequence genome, CTGTCTTTACACATTCTATGTAAGCTCAAAGTCTCCTGCTCTCTTTGCCTTCAATCAGCTACTTATCAACCCTTAACTCATGTTTTGCTTTCAGTCACCAGGagttggaaaaaaatgaaaaatgggcagattagatggactgaatgatcccatgtcaaattctatgtttctaagataCCAGCCCATACCCAGGAAAACAGTATGATATATTAGACAGCTAATACTGAAAGTATTCTAGTTCAATGTAGGAAAATGACAATGAAGATAAACACTTCTTGAAGAAATGGTTTATGGTGATAATAAAAATAGGCATGTTTTCTTTGACCAAAATAGCTTGTATCCACAAGATGGTGCTGTGTGACAGCAGATCGGACATAATAGCCACAAGATGGTGCTCGTGGCAACTGTTTGATGCTAaagttaactgttttgctgtttgtttAAAGAAGGTCCATAGATCaccaaatagaaaaaagaacttGTTGGCAATCTCcggattattttaaaaagttagcAGAAAGGGTGTAAAATATGTGCTGCAAATAATATGAACTTTAATAAACTAATATCTAGCATTTATTTAGATGCATGTTTTGATTCCAACCAACCCACAAACTTTTGTCTGGTTCAATAactaaagtcttttttttttttttttttttttacagctctcTAGAACATGTTGCTGAACGTGAATTTGGTAACTGTTTAACTGTGCAACCTAATGTGTAGAAGAAATTCAAAGaaaatagtttctatggtttcaaatgaaagcctaATTTGTTCTGGAAACAAGATGCATaattgtgtgggtacatcaaatgCGGAAAAGGGGAATCTCAATAAAACCCAGATAGGCTACAATGGCAAAACATGTACAGTATTTGGAGTACTAACCCCCCCAGTAGTGAATGGGTTAATTAGTGGCTGCAGGTGAGGCTAATGTTAAAGCCCTAAAAAGATGCTGGGCCGAAAATACCTTCTAGCACTCTGATGGTTCTTGATTTACAGAACCTTTCCTTTCAAAGAAAACCTATCCCACCAAATAATTCCTGACTTGCAATAGTACAACTGTTATCTACCTCCTCAGGTGCCGACGTGGTTTATAATATGTGGGGAGAACGACACGTGAATTAAAGAACAAAATACGAGATCACATCGGCAACATTAAAAAGGAGGACatccagatttatttttttagaaaaacatcAGAAGGCTCCCAAATACCTGAAGGAATAGATGCTTTGGATAGGGGTTTTAGAGTTTGTAttgaattttataaataaaggatgTTCACAGTCATGGATAAACAGGTGTTCGTTAGGGGGTTCTTTTTTCTTGAAGTTGTCAGGGAAACAACCAAGCTTTAAGGATTTCTTGATTAAACCTGCTTTTAAAGGTTATAGTTGTATAAAGGGTAAATTGGATACAAGGAGACCAATTTTGTTTGAAGTGCTGCAAAGTTTGGTGGGTATGTTAGATAAAGTTTGTTGGAATTAATTTGAGTGTTGTCTTTATAAAATGCTATATTGgtccgattataggccgcacaaTTGGGGTTTAgtgcagggatgcgcaattcgtatcgcccgacgccaGGGAtatgccagggcttctatgatggagcgcagagtgacatatcagaagggtataaagcatatctggggggcagtggcatatcagggggcataaagtATATCtgaggagcagagtggcatatatatggctattgatttttattatttgaataattTTGAGACTGGAGAAGTCATAAGCTGTATTTTCAGTTTTGGGGAAACCACTTGAAGTATTTGTTTGTTGTGTTGAGCTATTTcaattggttttgtttttaatttcttcattGCAAACAGCTAAAAAAGTCTGTAAAGTTTGACAATAAATCTGACTTGCAATGGGGGATGAACAATTTTGATTCCAACTGTATATAGGTAAGAAAAAATTagttattgctttttttgaaaAGAACATGTTGGATCTGAAGAGATTCTTTGGCActgctttaataataatatggtcTGAAATTGTGCAAAGACTTATCTGGGTCAAAAGAGCAAATTTAAAAGCTTTAGAAAGGTACGTCACAGTTAAATAGGTCAATGGAAAAGTTTATGGGTGTTAGTTTTAGACATGCAGATTTTGAAGGTGGTTGTGAAGCTCTTAATAGAAAAGATGGTACACGTTTGTCTGAAATTGGGTGTGATATTTTCAGGTTGTGGTTTTGTTGGGGCAGGGCCACGATTGGTTTAAGGGTGTAACCATTTGTGGTAGATGGGTGAATTGGTTGTTAGTTAAGTTTGTTCTTCTGTTTCATCCAGTTTAGTGTAGTGTgttcttataaatatatatacatattacttACAACCACACGTCAAACACAGATCCCAGCTTCTACCTTCAGAGTATCTCTCGTCCTGCAGCTGCAAGTTGATGGGCTGGGGGGGATCCTGTTACAGTAACTTACCGTTCCCTTCTCCTTAAAAGCCATGCAGCCTCAACATGCGACTACAAAAAGAGCTGCTTACTGGCAGATCCTGTGACATGACGGCACGTAGGAAGCTGACCCCTCTGTGCCTGCAAATACCCCTACTGCAAGAGAAGGGTAGCATGCACCAAGTGAGTCGTCATTTGGGACCCCACATAGGACCATCTAGGACCTcactttagataccattttttgatcatattgtAACGCACAACAAGGTTGGAGACACCAGAGTCAGGTAGGACCTAAGGGCAGCGATAACGTGGCCGAGGTCAGGGTACCAGCCGCCAGGATCAACAGATAACACACCAAGGCCAGGATACAAGAGCATTAACATAAACGAggaaacaagccaaggtcacaCATGAAAGGACTGCCGAGGATAAACTGGGATGTTTAACTAGGAACCTGAAGAGGCGTGGCATTCAGTTGGCTCCAAAATCAGTCaagacatcacttccggtgtcagGATCTGTGTATTGAGTAATCTAGCACGCACAGAATTTTCAATTGCAGGACCTGACTGCCACAGGGAGGAAGGTCTCCCACTCCTGTGCAGCTGTTCTGGAGGAGGCAGCTGCGGAGTGGAGGAGGGTCTCCCCCCGACTGCCGCTGCAGCAGTTGAGAGGTAGAGAGGGGTCTCCCCTTTTTGTAGGCTGCTGCTGTGGTGGTCGTGAAGTGGAGaagggtctccctcttctccgcactggctgcaaagtgcaggaaggtctccctcttctctgcgGCTGTTGCTGTAGCAGCAGCTTTGAGGAGAAGGTGGGTCTCCCCCTTCCTTGAGAAGAAGGCATGGAAGAGGAGCATCGCATATGCAGTTATGTAAcacatcatctaatttactataaaaaatatggagaaacattgaaggggaaaaaagcatacttttatttgaaaaaccttTTGTCATCTACAAAAGTTAATGTAAAACCTTCTGAATAGATTCGAATGTGTGTactaagtttagaaatacccaatttaggggtttttttcttcttttttttttttgcaagttatatggCAATAAGGACAaatagcgttttgctatttcaaaaccatttcttTCCCAAAACTGGTCATTCCGCCCCCATGTGCCATAGGGACATGTTTGAAGCCAGTCAGTTCAActaaccccatcaaaccatatgtttttgaaaactagacaccccattatttcaaatgttagtaTTTAATACTCTTTCCATACACTACTGTGATGGAACCTTCTGTCGCTGGAGCTTTTGGAGGGGACTGATGGCTAGCCTCCTGCCTGCTGAGAATGGGCCCTGACATggtgaggtgtgcattttttggaattttgacatctggtcagtctgtgcccatgtcctatttttgagacatctttgaaccatgccaattcgatttaccccatcaaaatcgttcatttttaaaaaaaaattcaaatgcctgtattaactttttccatgtgagaatttttgtgaagatatagcgctcATTTTaggacttatatatatatatatatatataaaaatttgacttttttttacactttattggaactggatggttcccccgacggtgacatcagtggggaattattttgacatgttaaaaatggttaaaaaggtttaacttattttactaatcatattgtgatcagtaagctgggctccattcaAGTTGTAGGGGGagcccagagttctcaggacgGTTACGGGTTAACCATGCAATCGACTGAGCCGTTAACAAATTATAGGGTATATATCTATAGTATATGTCACATGCATTCCAATTTATACTTGTTACTGTCAATTTGCTGTGGCCTGTAAAGTGCAGCAATCTGTAGCTACAATTCTttactttctctctctcttatggTTATGAGGTAAGAGAGAAGGGGGGGTCAGACAGAGGAACCTGGCAATATTCCAGCAATCACACCAGTCTGTTATGGTCAAAAATCCCCACAGAGACAGCATAATCTATTTAGTTATATTTCTATGTGAACCTGATCCTGGGCTTGTGTCAAACAGCCCCCTGTTTATATACCAGTAGCTCAGAGAAAACTGACACAGAAGCACACAAACTGAGACGAGAGCCATCAGCGTGAGCAGGACAAGAAACGGCAGTAAAAGGTAATACATCACTGGAAACAGCTAAGCAAGTTACAGGACTTCAGCAGGTAGCAAGACAAGGGGAGACAAATCAGCACCattagtaacacttagcacatAGAAAAGGCTACATATATGAAAGAGTTTTTTTCTGAGGAAATGCACAGTGCACTAGTTCTGTTTTTCTATATCTAACTTTATCTCTTTTTAAAGTACAGAAATTGTCAGGCAGTGATTTTACATCTCTGCACGAGAATATACATTAGTTTTGTCACAACATTAATGTAGTTTAATGCATATTAGAAATTATACCTCAAATACGATATCCTACAGAGTACAATGTATCTGTTTATGCACCTTAATGTATTTACAAGAAAATGTTCTATACATACAGAAGTCCCTAATCTGAGCATTACACATGTACTGTAGAATGCATATGTTTGCATCCCTAGACAACAAAATACACCTTGTGTGGAACAAAAGATTTAGTgacatttttcctttacataaatattttatgtaatgtttCAGGAAATACATCAAAGGCATAATGAAGATACTTTTTATTGGATTATATTTTGCCTACCTCCTCCTTGGAACATTCATGGGTAAGTGTACGTGTACAAACTTTGAGTGGTTGGTCTTTAGCGCTAAACGGTTTGGACTTTCTAgctaaagatgttttttttctcagagaTGATTTTGTAATGTGCCAGAGAGCCGGTGTTTGGCTGATATCACAATGTCAGTAATGatatacaaatgtatatgttGGTTTTGGTGAGGATTCTATTATTACGAATGTCTTGAAACTtgtctttaaaaagaaaaacaccattGTTAATGTAGGCTCTATAATGCAAGCTCAATAGACACTATTGAAACTATGAGAGAGCTGGTTTCTAAAGTTTTCAGGTATATTGATGAGCTGGACTATGCCACTAACAAGAACTACATAATTACATTGCGTGTATATGGTGTGGCTCCTATGTAAAGTGTCAGCATAATAAAATGCACCAAAACAGAGAGAGAtcttttttctgcaaaaaatcAGTCACTGTTCATGGATGCTTTGAGCATGAAGGTAAAATGCATACCATAGCTTTTTGCACCTTATTCCACACCAATTATCTAAATATGACTGCATCCGTCCAACTGATATTTACGATACTTAAAACAGACTATAGTGTACGTTCTTTTTACACGTCCGTCTAATATGTGGTTTTATGGTGGCAAGATCcactaaaaaaatgtgtatgctGCTGGATAGCGCTCTGTAAGAGAGATAGCTATGCAGGTACATCCTGTTTATCCACACACCACCACCGTCCTCCCCTGATCAGCATGTATGCCCTAGAATGTTGTTTCATTTGCTGGCGTATGATGGGTCTAGTGCTGCTGAGTTACTGGACACAGGACCCTATTGTATGAAACACAGACCTGCACTATTAGGAATTCCTGCTGTCATTAGGATTTTGCTCACTCCTTAAACTATGAAAGTCTTCATTGTTTATTATGAATGCCTCTCACATATGGTTTCCCTGTTTATTTACAGATGCTCGGCCAATTCATGAGGAAGAtggtaactttttttctttttacacattttgtttaGTGCTACAACTAttttaaggaaagaaaaaaatataccttGCAGGCAGATAGTTCTGGCAGAAACATATTTGCCTTGATAGCAGTCAGCACTTAGTCAaaaagcaggaccctcttctccttctttgCCAGTATACCTTAACCTGTGTGGATCTTATTATCAAACAGCATCTTGTCATTTTTAgagttattgttcattttcagcCCCCCTATTATAAAACAATGCTTACAGAAACtactggtgctctataaataaaatgtaatgtgaagTCTCCATAGCTCAGAAATCCAAAGTCTAATCAGTCTTCTTGGTTTTAAGTTAATCAAATCTgttttgattatatataaataattcatcAATAAACCAAATAGTACTGCCTGCAATTCagaatataaacatacacagtaATAGTGCATAAGATggcaaaacatttattaaaatgcagcGAATGGGATGCATATCCCCACaaccatatagtgtatatattctGACTCCTGTTTTTGTATCAACAGATCCATATGCTGAAGCCCCTGCTCAACCTTACTGGCCCTTTTCGGCCTCAGATTTCTGGCAATATGTGGAGCATTTCCGCAGCATGGGTGCATACGACCAGATTAATGACCTGGCCCGTACTTTCTATGCTCACTATCCCCTGGGAGATACTTTGGGCCCAAACCATGAGCATTAGAAGTATGGTTATAGGTAGTATCATAGCTTTAGATACctgtacataaaaaaagaatctgAAATCTAGAAGAACCATGATTATGGAATGAATGGGTGAACCAAGTATCATCCTAACTCAAAATCCATCATTAAATCATCCAACTGCCTCAAACagttctaaaaagaaaaaaaaactatttgcacAGTGTAATGCTTTCCATTGTTCATGTATATGTATTGCCACCTCTACCCTCATGAATGTTtataatattgaaatattagATACAAagctgtaaagaaaaaaaaacgctgtGCATGTGTTGTATAGCAATAAAAACAATTGCTGATTGAGGCTCCTTTTTGTTTCCTGGTCCAGCACTGCAATCAAGCAGCCATTCATCTCCGTTAAGCGCCATGTTTACCAACTTTCTAATAGCAGAACAGCAATTAAGCTCATTTTgcccaaataaaaacattttaacactttggcactatgtaaataaaagatactactactactactactactactactactacaagaGCCTTCGAGGAGCAACCTATAACTCTAGTTTAGGCTTTTTCAAGCAACGGGCCAAAAAAAGAACTTAAGAGACCATATTAGTAGGTCATATGTTGGGTTACAGTGACAAGACT contains:
- the OTOS gene encoding otospiralin codes for the protein MKILFIGLYFAYLLLGTFMDARPIHEEDDPYAEAPAQPYWPFSASDFWQYVEHFRSMGAYDQINDLARTFYAHYPLGDTLGPNHEH